The following proteins are encoded in a genomic region of Actinomadura sp. NAK00032:
- a CDS encoding carboxymuconolactone decarboxylase family protein, whose product MDARFNLYGTAVGMKFGKLITSAGRATESALPTETRELVALRVSQINGCGFCADAHTKEAEHAGVSRTRINLVATWREATVYSEAERAAFALAEQATRIADSSEGVSDEVWADAARHYDDERLAALLSHIAVMNAFNRLNVVVRQPAGDYQPGQFG is encoded by the coding sequence ATGGACGCCCGGTTCAACCTGTACGGGACGGCCGTCGGCATGAAGTTCGGCAAGCTCATCACTTCCGCGGGCCGCGCCACCGAGTCGGCCCTGCCCACCGAGACGCGGGAGCTGGTCGCCCTCCGGGTCAGCCAGATCAACGGCTGCGGCTTCTGCGCCGACGCGCACACCAAGGAGGCCGAGCACGCCGGGGTGAGCCGGACCCGGATCAACCTGGTGGCGACCTGGCGGGAGGCGACGGTCTACAGCGAGGCCGAGCGCGCCGCCTTCGCACTCGCCGAGCAGGCGACCCGCATCGCCGACTCCTCCGAAGGCGTCAGCGACGAGGTCTGGGCCGACGCCGCCCGGCACTACGACGACGAGCGGCTCGCGGCGCTGCTGTCGCACATCGCCGTCATGAACGCCTTCAACCGCCTCAACGTGGTCGTCCGCCAGCCCGCCGGGGACTACCAGCCCGGCCAGTTCGGCTAG
- a CDS encoding VOC family protein, producing the protein MNTEFELGGINHLALVSSDMKRTIDFYSGVLGMPLIKTLDLPAGMGQHFFFDCGGGDCVAFFWFPDAPDGVPGISAPAGRPEQGELLSAVGSMNHVAFHVPPEKFEEYRKRLKEKGVTVSPILNHDDSPMGVSRDFDEGVFVRSFYFQDPDGILLEFACWTREFDDSDVSHEPKTAADRTVPKDKHAATA; encoded by the coding sequence GTGAACACCGAGTTCGAACTCGGCGGCATCAACCACCTGGCGCTGGTGTCGTCCGACATGAAACGCACCATCGACTTCTACTCCGGCGTCCTCGGAATGCCGCTCATCAAGACCCTCGACCTGCCCGCCGGAATGGGCCAGCACTTCTTCTTCGACTGCGGCGGCGGCGACTGCGTGGCGTTCTTCTGGTTCCCGGACGCGCCGGACGGCGTCCCCGGGATCTCCGCGCCCGCCGGACGCCCCGAGCAGGGCGAGCTGCTCAGCGCGGTCGGGTCGATGAACCACGTCGCGTTCCACGTCCCGCCGGAGAAGTTCGAGGAGTACCGCAAGCGGCTCAAGGAGAAGGGCGTCACGGTCAGCCCGATCCTGAACCACGACGACAGCCCGATGGGCGTCTCCCGCGACTTCGACGAGGGCGTGTTCGTCCGCTCCTTCTACTTCCAGGACCCCGACGGGATCCTCCTCGAATTCGCCTGCTGGACGCGCGAGTTCGACGACTCCGACGTCTCCCACGAGCCGAAGACCGCCGCCGACCGCACCGTTCCGAAGGACAAGCATGCCGCGACTGCGTGA
- a CDS encoding SMP-30/gluconolactonase/LRE family protein, translated as MRSLTRRSLLGGLGTAAVLGTLGTSGTAAAAGRPRPRKGKKMKITKLAEGLLFPEGPTVLPNGDVLVVELHRGTLTRVKPDGTTSVAAETGGGPNGSALGPDGRVYIANSGGLNRFEVGGFVFAGGIPADYKGGSIQAVDLSDGSVETLYSDGLRGPNDLVVDAHGGIYFTDYGKSDGVTGDKGRLFYAKADGSSIEMIAGGMEGPNGIGLSPDGTRLYVSETYTARVWWWDVTGPGQIKGGKSLGGSGGGNFLYTAADYTNFDSLGVDGHGNVCVASMVHAGISIVSPKGDLVRFVDIDVDGDPGITNITWGGEDMRTAYVTASSTGRLLKIENWPFPGLVLNHAT; from the coding sequence TTGAGAAGCCTCACCCGCAGGTCGCTGCTCGGCGGGCTCGGCACGGCGGCCGTGCTCGGCACGCTCGGCACGTCCGGCACCGCGGCCGCCGCCGGCCGGCCGCGTCCGCGAAAGGGAAAGAAAATGAAGATCACCAAGCTGGCCGAGGGGCTGCTGTTCCCCGAGGGCCCGACCGTCCTGCCGAACGGGGACGTGCTCGTCGTCGAGCTGCACCGGGGCACGCTGACCCGCGTGAAGCCGGACGGCACCACGTCCGTCGCGGCGGAGACCGGCGGCGGCCCGAACGGGTCGGCGCTCGGCCCGGACGGGCGCGTCTACATCGCCAACTCCGGCGGCCTCAACCGCTTCGAGGTCGGCGGGTTCGTGTTCGCCGGCGGCATCCCCGCCGACTACAAGGGCGGCAGCATCCAGGCCGTCGACCTGTCGGACGGGTCCGTCGAGACCCTCTACAGCGACGGCCTCCGCGGCCCCAACGACCTCGTGGTGGACGCCCACGGCGGCATCTACTTCACCGACTACGGCAAGAGCGACGGCGTCACCGGTGACAAGGGCCGCCTCTTCTACGCCAAGGCGGACGGCTCGTCCATCGAGATGATCGCCGGAGGGATGGAAGGCCCGAACGGCATCGGCCTCTCTCCGGACGGCACGCGCCTGTACGTCAGCGAGACCTACACGGCGCGCGTCTGGTGGTGGGACGTCACCGGCCCCGGCCAGATCAAGGGCGGGAAGTCGCTCGGCGGCTCCGGCGGCGGGAACTTCCTCTACACGGCGGCCGACTACACCAACTTCGACTCGCTCGGCGTGGACGGCCACGGCAACGTGTGCGTCGCGTCCATGGTGCACGCGGGCATCTCGATCGTCAGCCCGAAGGGCGACCTGGTCCGCTTCGTCGACATCGACGTGGACGGCGACCCGGGCATCACCAACATCACCTGGGGCGGCGAGGACATGCGCACCGCCTACGTGACCGCCTCCAGCACCGGTCGGCTCCTCAAGATCGAGAACTGGCCGTTCCCCGGCCTCGTGCTCAACCACGCCACCTGA
- a CDS encoding phosphotransferase — protein sequence MTPVAAALAARLDAEITGLRRLSGGASRETWSFDAGGRALILRRDPPGSPDPTAMAREAALLASAAAAGVPVPALADHGDDLAGAPFLIMERLPGETIPRRLLRDDRFAAVRPTLARDLGAILARLHTMAPVPDLPDLDPLDALTEYYANFEARPAVELALRWLDDNRPPASGPRTVVHGDFRNGNLMIDETGVRGVLDWELTHLGDPAEDLGWLCTKAWRFASPHPVGGFGPREDLLEGYASAGGTPPTPEELHWWEVYGTLRWLILCRHQAERYLTGSDPSIEYAVLGRKVCEQEHDLLLAMGLTEPTTVQDPLETAQPTSTPPHDRPDARALIDAVGTFLLQAEQPDDRLRFHARVAAAALAIARRELLLGEAHKKAHKTRLRNLNCKTDTDLAKAIREGALDTRMDEVTQAVRDSVVDKLTVANPRHLSLPGA from the coding sequence ATGACCCCCGTGGCGGCCGCCCTCGCGGCCCGCCTCGACGCGGAGATCACCGGCCTGCGCCGCCTGTCCGGCGGCGCCAGCCGCGAGACCTGGTCGTTCGACGCCGGCGGCCGCGCCCTGATCCTGCGCCGCGACCCGCCCGGCTCCCCCGACCCGACCGCGATGGCCCGCGAGGCGGCCCTGCTCGCCTCCGCCGCCGCGGCCGGCGTCCCCGTCCCCGCCCTCGCCGACCACGGCGACGACCTGGCCGGCGCCCCCTTCCTGATCATGGAGCGCCTCCCCGGCGAGACGATCCCCCGCCGCCTCCTGCGCGACGACCGCTTCGCCGCCGTCCGCCCCACCCTGGCCCGCGACCTCGGCGCGATCCTGGCCCGCCTGCACACCATGGCGCCCGTCCCGGACCTCCCCGACCTCGACCCCCTCGACGCCCTCACCGAGTACTACGCGAACTTCGAGGCCCGCCCGGCCGTCGAACTGGCGCTCCGCTGGCTGGACGACAACCGCCCGCCCGCCTCGGGCCCCCGCACGGTCGTCCACGGCGACTTCCGCAACGGCAACCTGATGATCGACGAGACGGGCGTCCGCGGCGTCCTCGACTGGGAACTGACCCACCTCGGCGACCCGGCCGAAGACCTCGGCTGGCTCTGCACGAAGGCCTGGCGCTTCGCCTCCCCGCACCCCGTGGGCGGCTTCGGCCCCCGCGAAGACCTCCTGGAGGGCTACGCCTCCGCCGGCGGCACCCCGCCCACCCCGGAGGAACTCCACTGGTGGGAGGTCTACGGCACCCTCCGCTGGCTGATCCTGTGCCGCCACCAGGCCGAGCGCTACCTGACGGGCTCAGACCCGTCCATCGAGTACGCCGTCCTGGGCCGCAAGGTCTGCGAGCAGGAACACGACCTGCTCCTAGCCATGGGCCTGACCGAACCCACAACCGTCCAAGACCCCCTGGAAACGGCCCAACCGACCAGCACACCTCCACACGACCGCCCTGACGCACGAGCCCTGATCGACGCAGTAGGCACGTTCCTCCTCCAGGCAGAGCAGCCCGACGACCGCCTACGCTTCCACGCCCGAGTAGCCGCCGCGGCCCTGGCCATAGCCCGCCGAGAACTCCTCCTAGGCGAAGCCCACAAGAAGGCTCACAAAACCCGCCTCCGCAACCTCAACTGCAAAACAGACACAGACCTGGCAAAGGCGATCCGCGAAGGCGCCCTAGACACCCGAATGGACGAGGTGACCCAGGCGGTACGCGACTCGGTAGTGGACAAACTCACAGTCGCCAACCCCCGCCACCTATCCCTCCCCGGCGCCTGA
- a CDS encoding class I adenylate-forming enzyme family protein encodes MLINDIVEYAARKHPERAAVLFEDESVTFAELRDRVRRTANALLTVAEPGDRVAVLSGNRPEYFELYYGVPGAGMALTFLNHRLHPSEIAGLVDHAQASVLIVSSEYVEEMDRLRDAMPSVKTVLNLDDDYRDLVEKAPATEPPRPDEDSVAWLVYTSGTTGRPKGVMLSHRNLVTGVVGSVAHWEIPDATRFLFCFPLCHVGGYTAVVYHMRGATVGIVRSYDNDTFLRRVAEWRITQTGLAPTMIAFLLAHPGIEDRDLGTLETIGYGASAIPAEVLRRGMDVLGCDFYQGMGMSELGGNILHFGIAEHRRAAAGETHLLAAAGRVMDLADVRIVDEDFRDVPDGEPGEMVVRCDQVMRGYWREPELTAEAFRDGWFRTGDVVRRDAEGMVYIVDRIKDMIITGGENVASREVEQVLYRHPAIADAAVFGVPDPRWGESVCAAVVARAEIGADDVIAFAREHLGGYKVPRRVEFVPELPRNVAGKVLKRELRSRFKEVP; translated from the coding sequence ATGCTGATCAACGACATCGTCGAGTACGCGGCGCGCAAGCACCCCGAGCGCGCGGCGGTCCTGTTCGAGGACGAGTCCGTCACCTTCGCCGAGCTGCGCGACCGGGTGCGGCGCACCGCGAACGCCCTGCTGACGGTCGCCGAGCCGGGCGACCGGGTGGCCGTGCTGTCGGGGAACCGGCCGGAGTACTTCGAGCTGTACTACGGAGTCCCGGGTGCCGGGATGGCGCTGACCTTCCTCAACCACCGGCTGCACCCGTCCGAGATCGCGGGGCTCGTCGACCACGCGCAGGCGTCGGTGCTGATCGTGAGCAGCGAGTACGTCGAGGAGATGGACCGGCTCCGCGACGCGATGCCGTCGGTGAAGACCGTCCTGAACCTGGACGACGACTACCGCGACCTGGTCGAGAAGGCGCCCGCGACCGAGCCGCCGCGCCCCGACGAGGACTCCGTCGCCTGGCTCGTCTACACCAGCGGCACCACCGGCCGCCCCAAGGGCGTCATGCTCAGCCACCGCAACCTGGTCACCGGGGTGGTCGGCTCGGTGGCGCACTGGGAGATCCCGGACGCGACCCGGTTCCTGTTCTGCTTCCCGCTCTGCCACGTCGGCGGCTACACCGCCGTCGTCTACCACATGCGCGGCGCGACGGTCGGGATCGTCCGGTCCTACGACAACGACACGTTCCTGCGGCGGGTCGCCGAGTGGCGGATCACGCAGACCGGGCTGGCGCCGACGATGATCGCGTTCCTGCTGGCGCATCCCGGCATCGAGGACCGCGACCTCGGGACGCTGGAGACCATCGGGTACGGCGCGTCCGCGATCCCGGCCGAGGTGCTGCGCCGCGGGATGGACGTCCTCGGCTGCGACTTCTACCAGGGCATGGGGATGAGCGAGCTGGGCGGCAACATCCTGCACTTCGGGATCGCCGAGCACCGCCGCGCCGCCGCCGGGGAGACGCACCTGCTCGCCGCCGCCGGCCGCGTCATGGACCTCGCCGACGTCCGGATCGTGGACGAGGACTTCCGCGACGTCCCCGATGGGGAGCCCGGCGAGATGGTCGTGCGCTGCGACCAGGTGATGCGCGGCTACTGGCGCGAGCCGGAGCTGACCGCCGAGGCGTTCCGGGACGGCTGGTTCCGCACCGGCGACGTCGTCCGGCGGGACGCCGAGGGCATGGTCTACATCGTCGACCGGATCAAGGACATGATCATCACCGGCGGGGAGAACGTGGCGTCCCGCGAGGTCGAGCAGGTCCTCTACCGGCACCCGGCGATCGCGGACGCGGCCGTGTTCGGCGTCCCCGACCCGCGCTGGGGCGAGTCGGTCTGCGCCGCCGTCGTGGCGCGCGCGGAGATCGGGGCGGACGACGTCATCGCGTTCGCCCGCGAGCACCTCGGCGGCTACAAGGTCCCGCGCCGCGTCGAGTTCGTCCCCGAACTGCCCCGCAACGTCGCCGGCAAGGTCCTGAAACGCGAACTGCGCTCCCGATTCAAGGAGGTCCCGTGA
- a CDS encoding carboxymuconolactone decarboxylase family protein, translating to MSASSVAEQDGPQSRLPNPARFVPELPEIAVAMSKAVENGSIPQTTITLVQLRLGHLVGSTYHVVQQSATLREAGEPEERITAVATWQDAPWFTDAERVALELVDAMLTPNPFGERVSDELYAKASGHYDDKALHTLCMAIGRSCFFVPLTLLGKPVPGREPGENWRE from the coding sequence ATGTCCGCATCCAGCGTGGCCGAGCAGGACGGTCCCCAGTCGCGCCTGCCCAACCCGGCCCGGTTCGTCCCCGAGCTGCCGGAGATCGCCGTGGCCATGTCCAAGGCCGTGGAGAACGGGTCGATTCCGCAGACCACGATCACCCTGGTGCAGCTCCGCCTCGGGCACCTCGTCGGCAGCACTTACCACGTCGTCCAGCAGAGCGCGACGCTCCGCGAGGCCGGAGAGCCGGAGGAGCGCATCACCGCCGTGGCGACATGGCAGGACGCGCCGTGGTTCACCGACGCCGAGCGCGTCGCACTGGAGCTCGTGGACGCCATGCTCACTCCGAACCCGTTCGGGGAGCGCGTCTCCGACGAGCTGTACGCCAAGGCGTCCGGCCACTACGACGACAAGGCGCTCCACACGCTCTGCATGGCGATCGGCCGGAGCTGCTTCTTCGTCCCCCTGACCCTTCTCGGCAAGCCGGTCCCCGGCCGGGAACCCGGCGAGAACTGGAGGGAATAG
- a CDS encoding TetR/AcrR family transcriptional regulator, protein MRSGDEPGGQPLTERGARTRERLLTAAREVFEEHGFLETRVAHITRHARVAYGSFYTYFPSKEAVFLEVADRLFADMTDHALVPLTGPSPAARIRRANRAYYEAYLRNAKMMAIIEQVATFNAEFQELRRKHRAASAERSARAIARWQREGLVPPDLDPETAARALAAMVDHSLYLSLVQGNDPPGTDRLLDTLDTLTVRALGLPS, encoded by the coding sequence ATGCGGAGCGGCGACGAACCCGGCGGCCAGCCGCTCACCGAGCGCGGCGCCCGGACCAGGGAGCGCCTGCTCACGGCCGCCCGCGAGGTGTTCGAGGAGCACGGCTTCCTGGAGACCCGCGTCGCGCACATCACCCGGCACGCCCGGGTCGCCTACGGGTCCTTCTACACCTACTTCCCGTCCAAGGAAGCGGTGTTCCTGGAGGTCGCCGACCGGCTGTTCGCCGACATGACCGACCACGCCCTCGTCCCGCTGACCGGTCCGTCCCCGGCCGCCCGCATCCGCCGCGCCAACCGCGCCTACTACGAGGCGTACCTGCGCAACGCGAAGATGATGGCGATCATCGAGCAGGTCGCGACGTTCAACGCCGAGTTCCAGGAACTGCGGCGCAAGCACCGGGCCGCGTCCGCCGAGCGCTCCGCGCGGGCGATCGCGCGATGGCAGCGCGAGGGGCTCGTCCCGCCCGACCTCGACCCCGAGACCGCCGCCCGCGCCCTCGCCGCGATGGTGGACCACTCGCTGTACCTGTCGCTCGTCCAGGGCAACGACCCCCCGGGCACCGATCGGCTCCTGGACACCCTGGACACCCTCACCGTCCGAGCCCTCGGCCTGCCGTCCTGA
- a CDS encoding carboxymuconolactone decarboxylase family protein, with translation MPRLREVPRAEVTDERILFFYDHLFAPDRDPAVDHGTATGSPGDWWTVFAQSPDVFRHAVRGFALYRNADLDPVLRELGQCRAGWARGSQFVFSQHCKQMRALGMAEEKIESIPHWQTADCYSALERAVLAYTDCLVLDGGRTPDAVFDILKEHLSDKEILQLTYITCMYEMHATMSRALRLEFDDRPEPIVEVAAPEGYGNRDISADLTGAG, from the coding sequence ATGCCGCGACTGCGTGAGGTCCCCCGCGCCGAAGTCACCGACGAGCGCATCCTCTTCTTCTACGACCACCTGTTCGCGCCCGACCGCGACCCGGCCGTCGACCACGGCACCGCGACCGGCTCGCCCGGCGACTGGTGGACGGTGTTCGCCCAGTCCCCCGACGTGTTCCGGCACGCCGTCCGGGGCTTCGCGCTGTACCGCAACGCCGACCTCGACCCGGTGCTGCGGGAGCTGGGCCAGTGCCGGGCGGGCTGGGCGCGCGGCAGCCAGTTCGTGTTCTCGCAGCACTGCAAGCAGATGCGGGCGCTCGGCATGGCCGAGGAGAAGATCGAGTCCATCCCGCACTGGCAGACGGCCGACTGCTACTCGGCGCTGGAGCGGGCCGTCCTCGCCTACACCGACTGCCTCGTCCTGGACGGCGGCCGGACGCCCGACGCGGTCTTCGACATCCTCAAGGAGCACCTCTCCGACAAGGAGATCCTCCAGCTCACCTACATCACCTGCATGTACGAGATGCACGCGACGATGTCGCGCGCGCTGCGGCTGGAGTTCGACGACCGCCCCGAGCCGATCGTGGAGGTCGCGGCGCCCGAGGGCTACGGGAACCGCGACATCTCGGCCGACCTGACCGGGGCGGGCTGA
- a CDS encoding helix-turn-helix domain-containing protein produces the protein MTFGEKVRTLMSERGISQRALARLVPCDDGYLSRVARGERSPSAAPAERLDEVLDAGGELAALRPPSAPLAAAAPLDDEIQAVELVRRVAASDVGEDTLVALESAVDDLASAYPRTAPGELRARVGRYLGHVSALMDVRMTLAERRRLVVVGAWLSLLAATCDIDLGRRPSAAARLRTAAQFAEHADHREILAWTLETRAWQRLTDGDYADAITFARGAQEVAPRGGSAFIQATAQEGRAWARLGAATETRSALSSVERLVEPLPMPERPEHHFRYDPAKSDAYTATTLAWVGDPAAELYARGVLARLERPSTGPARPRRAASARLDLALALLAADQPDEAAHTALEAVTSGRLVPSNYWRAAEVIAAVEARDVPATELNEAYRELCTATGRGSEGPTG, from the coding sequence ATGACGTTCGGCGAGAAGGTCCGCACGCTGATGTCCGAGCGGGGTATCAGCCAACGCGCGCTGGCCCGGCTCGTCCCGTGCGATGACGGCTACCTGTCGAGGGTCGCCCGAGGCGAGCGGTCACCGTCGGCGGCGCCGGCTGAGCGGCTCGACGAGGTCCTCGACGCGGGCGGCGAACTGGCGGCGCTCCGACCGCCGTCGGCTCCACTGGCCGCCGCCGCGCCATTGGACGACGAGATCCAAGCGGTGGAACTGGTGCGCCGCGTCGCCGCGAGCGACGTTGGAGAGGACACCCTCGTCGCTCTCGAATCGGCTGTGGACGATCTCGCGTCCGCCTATCCGCGCACCGCGCCAGGCGAGTTGCGGGCACGCGTCGGGCGGTACCTCGGCCACGTTTCCGCGCTCATGGACGTCCGCATGACGCTCGCCGAGCGCCGCCGCCTGGTCGTCGTCGGCGCCTGGCTGTCGCTGCTCGCCGCGACGTGCGACATCGACCTAGGGCGGCGCCCTTCCGCCGCCGCCCGGCTCCGCACGGCCGCCCAGTTCGCCGAGCACGCCGACCACCGCGAGATCCTCGCGTGGACGCTGGAGACGCGCGCTTGGCAGCGGCTCACCGATGGCGACTACGCGGACGCGATCACCTTCGCCCGGGGGGCGCAGGAGGTCGCGCCGCGCGGCGGATCGGCATTCATCCAGGCCACCGCGCAGGAGGGAAGGGCGTGGGCTCGGCTGGGCGCCGCCACAGAGACGAGAAGTGCCCTTTCAAGCGTCGAGCGGCTCGTCGAGCCTCTCCCCATGCCCGAGCGTCCCGAGCACCATTTCCGGTACGACCCGGCCAAAAGCGATGCCTACACGGCGACCACGCTCGCATGGGTCGGTGACCCCGCGGCCGAGCTTTATGCAAGGGGTGTGCTGGCGCGCCTTGAGCGTCCGTCCACTGGACCGGCGCGTCCTCGCCGCGCGGCGTCGGCGCGGCTCGACCTCGCGCTCGCGCTGCTCGCCGCGGACCAGCCGGACGAGGCGGCGCACACGGCGTTGGAGGCGGTCACGAGCGGACGGTTGGTGCCGTCGAATTACTGGCGTGCAGCCGAAGTGATCGCTGCTGTGGAGGCCCGCGACGTCCCCGCGACCGAACTGAACGAGGCATACCGAGAACTATGCACGGCCACCGGACGCGGCAGCGAGGGGCCCACCGGCTGA
- a CDS encoding ester cyclase: protein MFKSVIDASNAHDQELMWKAIGEVFEPDVRMGTPLPIKETGADAVKAVYSALHRAFPDLHIAVQDVIAEGDKIVSRQAVTGTHTGEAYMGVPATGASVAYNEIFVLRFEAGRVAETWGVVDVHTLLWQLGAVRL from the coding sequence TTGTTCAAAAGCGTCATCGACGCAAGCAACGCGCACGACCAGGAACTCATGTGGAAGGCCATCGGCGAGGTCTTCGAGCCCGATGTGCGGATGGGCACCCCACTGCCGATCAAGGAGACCGGGGCGGACGCCGTCAAGGCGGTGTACTCCGCGCTCCACCGGGCGTTCCCCGATCTGCACATCGCGGTCCAGGACGTGATCGCGGAGGGGGACAAGATCGTCTCCCGGCAGGCCGTCACCGGGACCCACACCGGCGAGGCCTACATGGGCGTCCCGGCGACCGGTGCGTCCGTCGCCTACAACGAGATCTTCGTCCTCCGCTTCGAAGCCGGCCGAGTCGCCGAGACCTGGGGGGTCGTCGATGTCCACACGCTGCTGTGGCAGCTCGGCGCGGTCCGGCTCTGA
- a CDS encoding acyl-CoA dehydrogenase family protein, whose product MLFPVPERVRGVRDAVHAFMTERVEPAEPALNGGDRETLRELREQAKAEGLWALGHPAELGGGGLPFLDYVYVNEVQGRSEWGQLALGTFTLQDSLMLHKYASPRWRERYLAPMVAGEVSPSFAMTEPDIASSDPTQLRTKAVLDGDHWVISGRKWFTTGAADAAYTTVMCRTEPEGTAPHRSFSMIVVPTDTPGYRIVRETPVLGINGGHYEVAYDDVRVPADNLLGPRGHGFVIAQDRLGPGRIFHCMRWLGQAQRAFELMCARLGTRVAFGEPLSAKQLMQQHVFDSYTEIHAARLLTLQAAEQIDAGSQARIEIGAIKVVGARMLHNVIDRAVQVHGAAGLTDDTPLSRMYRHAREARIYDGPDEVHIQSTARRILRELG is encoded by the coding sequence ATGCTGTTCCCCGTGCCCGAGCGGGTCCGCGGCGTCCGGGACGCCGTGCACGCGTTCATGACCGAGCGCGTCGAACCGGCCGAACCCGCGCTGAACGGCGGCGACCGCGAGACGCTCCGCGAGCTGCGGGAGCAGGCGAAGGCCGAGGGCCTGTGGGCGCTCGGCCACCCCGCCGAGCTGGGCGGCGGCGGCCTGCCGTTCCTCGACTACGTCTACGTCAACGAGGTGCAGGGACGCAGCGAGTGGGGGCAGCTCGCCCTCGGCACGTTCACCCTCCAGGACTCGCTGATGCTGCACAAGTACGCGAGCCCCCGCTGGCGCGAGCGCTACCTGGCCCCGATGGTCGCGGGCGAGGTCTCGCCGAGCTTCGCGATGACCGAGCCGGACATCGCCAGCTCCGACCCGACGCAGCTCCGGACGAAGGCCGTGCTGGACGGCGACCACTGGGTCATCAGCGGCCGCAAGTGGTTCACGACGGGCGCCGCCGACGCCGCCTACACGACGGTCATGTGCCGCACCGAGCCCGAGGGGACGGCCCCGCACCGCTCCTTCAGCATGATCGTCGTGCCGACGGACACGCCGGGGTACCGGATCGTCCGGGAGACGCCCGTCCTCGGCATCAACGGCGGCCACTACGAGGTCGCCTACGACGACGTGCGCGTCCCGGCCGACAACCTCCTCGGCCCGCGCGGGCACGGCTTCGTCATCGCCCAGGACCGGCTCGGCCCCGGCCGCATCTTCCACTGCATGCGCTGGCTCGGGCAGGCACAGCGCGCGTTCGAGCTGATGTGCGCCCGCCTCGGGACCCGCGTGGCGTTCGGCGAGCCGCTGTCGGCGAAGCAGCTGATGCAGCAGCACGTCTTCGACTCCTACACCGAGATCCATGCCGCGCGGCTGCTCACCCTCCAGGCGGCCGAGCAGATCGACGCGGGCAGCCAGGCGCGGATCGAGATCGGCGCGATCAAGGTCGTCGGGGCGCGGATGCTGCACAACGTCATCGACCGCGCCGTCCAGGTGCACGGCGCCGCCGGGCTCACCGACGACACGCCGCTGTCCCGCATGTACCGGCACGCGCGGGAGGCCCGGATCTACGACGGGCCGGACGAGGTCCACATCCAGAGCACCGCACGCCGCATCCTGCGGGAGCTCGGTTGA
- a CDS encoding nuclear transport factor 2 family protein: MELADRFMTAITSGDVDALRAIYAPDARIWHNGPGPGGGSEQSVDDNLRTLRWLSRNLADFRYEEIRRDPLPDGYVQRHVLRGALPDGTPVEMAACLFATVSSGRITRIEEYADTRGSDPLRDLAAAQRAARA; this comes from the coding sequence GTGGAACTCGCCGACCGCTTTATGACCGCCATCACCTCGGGAGACGTCGACGCACTCCGCGCGATCTACGCGCCGGACGCGCGGATCTGGCACAACGGACCCGGCCCCGGCGGCGGCTCCGAGCAGAGCGTCGACGACAACCTCCGCACGCTGCGCTGGCTGTCGCGCAACCTGGCGGACTTCCGCTACGAGGAGATCCGCCGCGACCCCCTGCCGGACGGCTACGTCCAGCGGCACGTCCTGCGCGGCGCCCTCCCCGACGGCACACCGGTCGAGATGGCCGCGTGCCTGTTCGCGACGGTGTCGTCCGGGCGGATCACCCGCATCGAGGAGTACGCCGACACCCGGGGCAGCGACCCGCTGCGCGACCTCGCCGCCGCCCAGCGCGCGGCCCGCGCATGA